The Staphylococcus sp. 17KM0847 DNA segment TTCAAAAAGCATTGGATGAAACAGACGAACGTGTATCATCTATTGTGATTATGGGTATTGGTGAGCCGTTTGAAAATTATGATGAGATGATGGATTTCTTGAAAATTGTAAATGATGATAATGGTTTAAACATCGGTGCACGTCATATTACAGTGTCAACATCAGGGATTATTCCACGTATTTATGATTTTGCGGATGAGTCATTACAAATTAACTTTGCAATTAGTTTACATGCTGCAAATAATGAAATTCGCTCAAAACTGATGCCGATTAATCGAGCATACGATGTGACGAAGCTGATTGAAGCGATTGAATACTATCAACAAAAAACAAATCGTCGTATTACATTTGAATATGGACTATTCGGTGGCGTTAATGATCAAATTGTTCATGCAAGAGAATTGGCGGCATTGATTCAACATTTAAATTGCCATGTGAATCTGATTCCAGTGAATCATGTACCAGAGCGTAATTATGTAAAAACACCTAAAGAGGATATTTTTAAATTTGAACAAGAATTAAAGAGATTAGGGATCAATGCAACGATTCGTCGAGAACAAGGCGCGGATATCGATGCCGCTTGTGGTCAGTTAAGAGCGAAGGAACGAGAAGCAGAAACGAGGTAGATAGTGATGTTAAACGCAGAACTCTATTCAATTGCCGGACATTATCGTGATCAGAACGAAGATGCCGCAGGGGTGTTTTATAATCAAACAGATCAACAACTATTGGTCATATGTGATGGAATGGGAGGTCATCTTGCTGGAGAAGTTGCTTCTCGTTAT contains these protein-coding regions:
- the rlmN gene encoding 23S rRNA (adenine(2503)-C(2))-methyltransferase RlmN, which encodes MITAEKKRKNKFLPDFDKQSIYSLRFDEMKDWLKAHGQQSFRAKQIFEWLYDKRVNHFEEMTNLSKSLRQLLADHFTMTTLQTVVRQESRDGTIKFLFELQDGYTIETVLMRHDYGNSVCVTTQVGCRIGCTFCASTLGGLKRNLESGEIVSQVLTVQKALDETDERVSSIVIMGIGEPFENYDEMMDFLKIVNDDNGLNIGARHITVSTSGIIPRIYDFADESLQINFAISLHAANNEIRSKLMPINRAYDVTKLIEAIEYYQQKTNRRITFEYGLFGGVNDQIVHARELAALIQHLNCHVNLIPVNHVPERNYVKTPKEDIFKFEQELKRLGINATIRREQGADIDAACGQLRAKEREAETR